The proteins below are encoded in one region of Anaerosporomusa subterranea:
- a CDS encoding tripartite tricarboxylate transporter substrate binding protein: MSKRNLALLLVALFTLVVMSGCGGDKKQEAKFPTKPVTIISPTAAGGGTDAIARALGKATEPLFGQAVTIVNKPGAGNALGLTEGLNAKPDGYTVTFAPVEVVLHPLMGNVPWKATDFKPVMMVNLDAAALSVPAESPYKTLEDFIKAAKEKPGTLKVGASAPGTIWHLAALSLQDKAGIKTNILPYAGGAAPAITDLLGNHVDAITVSAAEVAQHVKAGKVRILAVMTPERLPEFKDVPTAKEKGVAVEIATWRALLVPKQTPDAVVKVLHDTFKKGMEDPKFVEFMNKGGFGIGYKSADELSKYIVQQDAMFKPLIEQAGLLKK; this comes from the coding sequence ATGTCAAAAAGAAACCTGGCCCTGCTGCTTGTAGCACTGTTCACACTCGTTGTCATGAGCGGCTGCGGCGGCGACAAAAAACAAGAGGCGAAATTCCCCACCAAGCCTGTCACCATCATCTCTCCCACAGCAGCAGGCGGCGGCACAGACGCCATAGCTCGCGCCCTCGGCAAAGCTACCGAGCCCCTATTTGGTCAAGCTGTCACTATTGTCAACAAACCGGGCGCCGGCAATGCGCTTGGTCTAACTGAAGGCTTAAATGCTAAGCCAGACGGCTATACTGTTACCTTTGCACCGGTTGAAGTTGTGCTGCATCCGCTGATGGGCAACGTTCCTTGGAAAGCTACAGACTTCAAGCCAGTTATGATGGTAAACCTTGACGCTGCTGCTCTATCGGTTCCTGCCGAGAGCCCCTACAAAACTCTGGAAGACTTCATCAAAGCAGCCAAAGAGAAACCCGGCACGCTAAAAGTCGGCGCCAGCGCTCCCGGAACTATCTGGCATTTGGCGGCTCTTAGTCTGCAAGACAAAGCCGGTATCAAAACAAACATCCTGCCGTACGCAGGCGGCGCAGCTCCCGCCATCACCGATTTGCTTGGCAACCACGTCGACGCCATCACCGTCAGCGCCGCCGAAGTTGCTCAACACGTCAAAGCTGGCAAAGTTCGCATCCTGGCTGTTATGACCCCTGAACGCCTGCCAGAATTCAAAGACGTTCCTACTGCCAAAGAAAAAGGTGTCGCTGTCGAGATCGCTACTTGGCGTGCCCTCTTGGTCCCTAAACAAACGCCTGACGCAGTCGTTAAAGTTCTCCATGACACGTTCAAGAAGGGCATGGAAGATCCGAAATTTGTCGAATTCATGAATAAAGGCGGCTTCGGCATTGGCTACAAATCTGCTGATGAGCTGTCAAAATACATCGTTCAACAAGACGCTATGTTCAAACCGCTGATCGAACAGGCTGGCTTGCTGAAGAAATAA
- a CDS encoding tripartite tricarboxylate transporter permease has protein sequence MVDTQNLWLGLQAIASFEVQIMALLGVLAGILVSSLPGLSAVMAVALLLPLTFGMGPVSALLLLSGIYVGAMFGGAIPAILLSTPGTPSAVSTTFDGYPMAKSGKAGKAISVACIASVVAGIFGVLVLTLIAPPIAAFALKFSAPEYFAVAVFGLAVISSLSEGSVVKAFASGMLGLLLAVIGMDPITSFARFTYGIPELLGGVSFLAVMVGTAALAEVLYQIDTETKQTNVKYTIDNMHVTKQELRQMVKPTIIGCVLGVIIGIMPAAGANIASFVSWAQAKMWSKHPEEFGKGSIEGLTASEAGNNSVIGGDLVPMLTLGIPGDPVTAVMMGALILQGLRPGPMLFTEHPDIVYGLFLGLIISNIWVLPIGLFGARFFAKMSSVRKEILWPTILALCVLGSYAAESNMAAVYTLGLFGLIGYAMKKVKLPTAPLILGILLGPMAEENLRRALMSSNMDATIFFTRPISLCLLLVAALTLVWPWFQDWYQKRTAEKLGIEGPLE, from the coding sequence ATGGTAGATACTCAAAACCTATGGCTGGGCCTACAGGCAATTGCATCTTTTGAGGTGCAAATCATGGCTCTGCTGGGCGTGCTGGCTGGAATTCTTGTTTCCTCCCTGCCTGGGCTCAGCGCGGTCATGGCAGTTGCTCTACTGCTCCCGCTCACATTTGGCATGGGTCCTGTCAGCGCCCTCTTACTCTTATCCGGTATCTATGTAGGCGCGATGTTCGGCGGCGCCATTCCGGCGATTCTGCTATCGACGCCGGGCACGCCGTCAGCGGTCAGCACAACCTTTGACGGTTATCCAATGGCAAAAAGCGGCAAAGCGGGCAAAGCCATCAGTGTAGCCTGTATTGCATCAGTAGTAGCGGGTATATTCGGTGTCCTGGTGCTTACTCTCATTGCACCGCCGATTGCAGCGTTTGCGCTCAAGTTCAGCGCACCCGAATACTTCGCCGTTGCTGTATTTGGTCTGGCTGTCATCTCCAGCTTATCGGAAGGATCGGTTGTTAAAGCATTTGCCTCCGGCATGCTTGGACTCTTGCTCGCGGTAATCGGCATGGACCCCATTACCAGCTTTGCCCGGTTCACCTATGGCATTCCCGAGCTTCTCGGCGGCGTCTCCTTCCTCGCAGTCATGGTCGGTACCGCCGCTCTGGCGGAAGTACTGTATCAAATTGATACCGAAACCAAACAGACAAATGTTAAATACACGATTGACAACATGCATGTAACTAAACAGGAGCTCAGGCAAATGGTTAAGCCAACCATTATTGGCTGCGTTTTAGGCGTTATTATTGGCATCATGCCGGCGGCCGGAGCGAATATCGCTTCCTTTGTTTCCTGGGCGCAGGCTAAAATGTGGTCAAAGCACCCGGAGGAGTTTGGCAAAGGCTCCATTGAAGGACTGACAGCCTCTGAAGCAGGCAACAATTCCGTTATTGGCGGCGACCTGGTTCCGATGCTGACCTTAGGCATCCCCGGCGACCCGGTAACTGCGGTAATGATGGGCGCACTGATTCTTCAAGGCTTGCGGCCCGGACCGATGCTGTTCACCGAGCATCCTGATATCGTCTACGGTCTATTCCTTGGATTGATTATTTCAAATATCTGGGTCCTGCCAATCGGACTGTTTGGCGCCCGTTTCTTCGCAAAGATGAGCTCGGTTCGTAAAGAAATCCTCTGGCCTACGATTCTGGCGCTGTGCGTACTTGGCTCATATGCCGCTGAATCGAATATGGCCGCCGTATATACCCTCGGTTTGTTCGGCTTGATCGGCTATGCGATGAAGAAAGTAAAGCTGCCGACTGCGCCGCTTATTCTTGGCATTCTGCTCGGACCGATGGCGGAAGAAAACTTGCGCCGGGCTCTTATGTCATCAAATATGGATGCTACCATTTTCTTTACCCGCCCAATATCACTTTGCCTGCTACTGGTCGCGGCGCTCACTCTCGTATGGCCCTGGTTCCAGGACTGGTATCAAAAGCGCACTGCTGAGAAGCTGGGTATTGAAGGTCCGCTTGAGTAA
- a CDS encoding 2-hydroxyacid dehydrogenase, which produces MTKRFRVVMTRPVMPPAMELIRSKCEVRVWEQDAPIDAATLIDWVKDCDGLFCVGERVDQALLDAAPKLKVVSQPAVGYDNIDIAACSKRGIPVGNTPGVLTDATADLAMTHILTAARRFCEGWNFVRSGEWKYNIPTFMLGTDVKGKALGIVGFGQIGQAVAARARAFGMRIAYFDPMPKTVSDCEFMPLDKLLSESDFISLHVALTPETKHLISKEKFALMKSSAILINMARGPIVDSAALIEALKTRKIAFASLDVFDPEPIPADHPILTLDNVVITSHMGSSTVETRTAMALIAAENLINGLENKPLRFCVNP; this is translated from the coding sequence ATGACAAAACGATTTCGTGTCGTGATGACCAGACCGGTGATGCCGCCTGCCATGGAGCTGATCCGCTCGAAATGCGAGGTTCGTGTCTGGGAGCAGGATGCACCAATTGATGCAGCAACCCTAATAGACTGGGTAAAGGATTGCGATGGGCTGTTCTGCGTGGGCGAACGGGTTGATCAGGCTTTACTGGACGCCGCGCCCAAGCTGAAAGTAGTCAGCCAGCCAGCAGTCGGTTATGACAATATTGATATTGCCGCCTGCAGCAAACGCGGCATCCCGGTCGGCAATACTCCCGGCGTACTGACTGATGCAACAGCCGATCTTGCCATGACCCATATTCTCACTGCCGCCAGACGGTTTTGTGAAGGCTGGAATTTTGTCCGCTCCGGCGAATGGAAGTATAATATTCCCACCTTTATGTTGGGAACTGATGTAAAAGGCAAGGCCCTCGGTATCGTAGGCTTCGGACAGATCGGTCAAGCAGTGGCAGCACGGGCACGAGCGTTCGGCATGCGCATCGCCTACTTTGACCCCATGCCGAAAACTGTGTCCGACTGCGAATTTATGCCGCTTGATAAACTCCTCTCCGAATCTGATTTTATCAGTCTGCATGTAGCGTTAACGCCGGAAACGAAACATCTGATCTCAAAAGAAAAATTCGCGTTGATGAAATCAAGCGCTATTTTGATCAATATGGCACGGGGACCGATTGTCGACAGCGCAGCTCTGATTGAAGCTCTTAAAACCCGGAAGATTGCCTTTGCCTCCCTCGATGTCTTTGATCCTGAGCCGATACCGGCAGACCATCCTATTCTGACACTCGACAATGTCGTCATTACGTCCCATATGGGAAGTTCAACGGTGGAAACACGAACCGCCATGGCGCTGATTGCGGCTGAAAACCTGATTAACGGGCTTGAAAATAAACCCCTCCGGTTTTGCGTCAACCCATAA
- a CDS encoding HpcH/HpaI aldolase family protein has protein sequence MNRNLQAFKQKLAKGEYVLGPFSKTSDPAFVEASGHAGFDFIILDLEHGPNNILSLQNLIRSAEIAGILPLVRVPFETPSDISRALDIGAAGVQIPQIDSKEQVEEVLKLTKFAPCGDRGVCRFVRAAGYSSADRQVYFRESNETLIILQLEGKKAIDNLEEIISVPGIDILFIGPYDLSQSLGVAGQVDHPLVIAEMEKICAKCKEKGVVVGTFTDTLAAVERWKKAGVQYLSYSVDVGLYYEACAQLVNSVAKIES, from the coding sequence ATGAACCGTAACCTGCAAGCTTTCAAACAGAAACTGGCCAAAGGCGAATATGTTCTGGGCCCGTTCTCCAAGACTAGCGATCCGGCGTTCGTTGAGGCTTCCGGTCATGCCGGGTTTGACTTCATCATCCTTGACCTCGAACATGGCCCAAACAACATCCTGTCACTGCAAAACCTGATCCGGTCTGCCGAGATTGCCGGCATCCTGCCTCTTGTCCGTGTGCCGTTCGAGACGCCGTCAGACATCTCCCGCGCTCTAGATATCGGTGCAGCCGGAGTACAGATTCCGCAAATTGACTCGAAAGAACAAGTTGAAGAGGTTCTGAAACTAACCAAGTTTGCCCCCTGCGGCGATCGGGGCGTTTGCCGCTTTGTTAGAGCTGCAGGCTATTCAAGCGCAGACCGGCAGGTATACTTCCGGGAGTCAAACGAGACTTTAATTATTCTTCAGTTAGAGGGTAAAAAGGCTATTGATAACCTCGAAGAGATCATCTCTGTACCGGGTATCGATATCCTCTTTATCGGACCATATGACCTCTCGCAGTCACTCGGTGTCGCGGGACAGGTCGACCATCCGCTTGTCATCGCTGAAATGGAGAAAATTTGCGCTAAGTGCAAAGAGAAAGGCGTCGTCGTCGGCACCTTTACCGACACACTTGCCGCGGTGGAGCGCTGGAAAAAAGCTGGTGTTCAGTACTTGTCGTATTCGGTCGACGTTGGCTTATATTACGAGGCTTGCGCGCAATTAGTCAATTCGGTGGCCAAGATCGAATCTTAG